Sequence from the Prunus persica cultivar Lovell chromosome G5, Prunus_persica_NCBIv2, whole genome shotgun sequence genome:
agagagagagagagagagagagagagaacttaATTTCAGAGAAAAGTGATATGTGTGGAATAAGttgacaataaatatatatttataggtgatagttgCAAAAAAATGGGGAGATGTGGTATttacaggaaaaaaaatttataaaaagggTGGCATTTAGAgctatttcccaaaaaaataaggcactaaatttggaaaaacccaaaaatgggGCGAAATACCAGTCCAGCTATTGCCTGtacatgaatttatttttttgtgaagcCCACTGAGCCATGACGCAACCCACATGCAAGGAAGGCCCGCAACTACTGTGTTGCAGATGCTATCACACCAAGTGTTGGAAGCTGATGATGTTGTCGTTGGACCAACGGCACAATTCAAACaactcttgtttttttaattccaaCAATAACCTAAATCAACTattcatattaaattcaagCTATTTTAACGCTAAAAAAAAAACGGCTGAGCTTTATATCCAACCTCAAAACTCACTCTAAACTTATCAACCCATTTctcatatttcaatttttttagctcaaattattcaaaaaattaaattataaagttatttaaaaagattaaatgaagaaaagttatccataaaaaaaaatttagacttAAACCATTCTTAAATAATGTAATAAAGTTACGGACTTTTAATTTTGAGTCTCAAGAGTTGGAGAAAAAAACGGTTTAAGTCAGACAAAATCAAATAGTTActttttaaagaagaaaaatttaatatgACCAAATGGATTGGAGGATGCCTAAAcgttgacaaaaataaataaattcctctgtttagttttttttcttcttttggtctGAAAAATCCGCCTGTTAGTTAGAAGTCCTAACGCGCCTAACTACtcctttcctttctcataCACTTCtcctgtctctctctctcttctctcgcTCTGTTTCTGAATTTGGTCTTCAGAGAAAATGGAAGCCATAGACTCAGTCGTCGATCCTCTCAGAGTGTTCGCGAAGGAAAGCACTCGACTGGTGAAGAGGTGCCACAAGCCTGATCGCAAAGGTAACCAATTAAGAATCTACATATAACATTCGGATGTGTTTTCTGGATCAAATTTTAACACAAATTGGGGATTTTAATTCTCTAATTTATGTGTACTTGATGGTTGATTTCGGTGCAGAGTTCACGAAGGTGGCGATCCGTACAGCCATCGGGTTCGTAGCAATGGGATTCGTTGGGTTTTTCGTGAAGCTGGTCTTCATCcccatcaacaacatcatcgTCGGCTCTGTTTAGGTATTCATTCAATTACATCTCAATTTCCGTCTGTTCAATGCAATTAAGTTTAAATTTAGTGGCTTTAATTTGCATTCTTGTGGTTTGGTTGAGAATTTAGCTGAGTTTACTTTGTTGATATTGCTGTATAAGATCTAGAAGTTGGATACGAAAACCAGAACAGCCTACTCAGATATTATAAATCTAATCACACTTGTTATCCCAttaacttcaattttttttttcttttcttagttAAATGTTTAGTGGGTTTATTGATTTGTGTAATTTTGCTGATTGTCATTAGATGGAGAAATGGAGTTGTGGCACTGGACCACTGCGTCTATAGAGTGGTACTGTACCATTGCGTCAGCCGGTGATATTCCCACTCCATTAAatgattggtttttttaaGACAGATTTTCTAGATTAATATGGTGTAATTTGGgactgatttattttatttgtccAATCTAGTTTCAGGTCATGCTTAAGGTTCTGAGTTGACTAGATCATGGAGGCAGACAGCAACTTGTGCTCAAAGAGAAAGCAATAGTATTTTAGTTTACTTCTCATTTGGTTGGGCTCTTCTTTGCCTTAGTTCTGTAAAATTATGATGCTTCTTTTTGCCTGAACATATGTAAAACTGTGATACATCAACTTGTTTAGTTTTCCATAATTGAGACCTCATTCTCTCATCCATATGCCGCTTTTAAccaaagttttcttcttttgaaaaaacatTCAACAATATAACCCCGAAACGAAGCAACCCCATTCCCTGACCGACCTCTTTTCTAGGTTTCCGACCAGGGTTTAATGTTCGAATTTGATGGGCTGGGTCAAGAACACCAAATTTGATCCCCTTGAGCTTCGTTTTTGTGACTACTTTTCCAAATTGAGGGGCACATTTGATTCATTGGATGTTTCCTATATCTTATGGGGagtttaattatattatattgttccCTAAAGAAAAATTGCTGCCCCAAAAGGATTGTAAAACAGCAAATCATTTGGCATGAAAAAACCTTATACATCAATGCCTACTAGCCATCAAAACCAGCAATCAAACGGAGAATATTATATAACTAACAAAAAAGGTCATATGATTGAAGCTTGAAAGTGGCCCAGCAACCACACATTAGCTAACCTTCTTCAACTTCACTCATAACTACCAAACAATCCAACAGTGAAagtttagtttatttttttattttaaaaatataattttctttataaagtTGTAAAGAAATTATTGGAACACCAACCCTTTATTGttgttattctttttcttaggTAAGCAAATAGCAGATCGATCTCGGAATGCAATATTTCATTAGGTAACAAACAAACACGTGGATATAAGAAAAGCAACGCTTGGAACAAAAGCAAAGCCTTCCTTCTTCCTCACACAAGAAGGTACAACCAAGTAGACTTTCAGCATAACAGCTTCCATCATCAAGAGCCCCACCGCATCTCCCTACAATGAGGATATGATAGTGGCTGGCTGTGGAGGTCCTGAAAGCAAAGAGAAACACCAAAAAATGCCCCCAGAAGTGCCTCATTGTCGCTCTCCTGTAACTCCTCAAGTTCGATTCTCTTCCCCGGTGTCACTTAAGGCACAACTAGATCAACCTTATCAGCACAAGCACTGCAGAGGATCTAAAAACATGAACTTTAGCAGAAAGAAACTCATCCCTTTCCTTGTTTTGATCCtttcaatcatttctgtactCAGACTTCTCAGAATTGCAATAAcaacttcatctccttcccCTCCATTTCCTGCCTCGACTGCCTTGCCTCCTACTGCTCTTGGAGATGCATGTTCTCCTCTCTCCACATGCTCTAAGTTTCCATCAGAAAAAAAGGTGTCTGCCAACGTCACCGGC
This genomic interval carries:
- the LOC18776397 gene encoding protein transport protein Sec61 subunit gamma, which translates into the protein MEAIDSVVDPLRVFAKESTRLVKRCHKPDRKEFTKVAIRTAIGFVAMGFVGFFVKLVFIPINNIIVGSV